Within the Gammaproteobacteria bacterium genome, the region TCCGATCGGTGACTTGAGTGGCAAAGCGTGGCCGGATCAGCACCCGACGCGTGTGAATGGGAAAAATCAAATGATGATCGACAAAGGCGTACGGGGCGAAGTTCATCGCGCGGTCTGCGCTAAGGTGTTCGCGCGGCGCGCCGTTGCGGTCTCAATGGACATCTTTCCAGTATTCCTTTTTCAGAAGGTACGACAGCACGAGCAGCACGCCCAGAAACAGGATCACCCAGGTGCCGATTTGCGCGCGCGACATCAGCGCGGGTTCGCCTACATAGGCGAGGAAGGTTACCAGTTCACGCACCAGCCGGTCGTATTCCGCGGGCGTAAGGATACCCGGTTGCACCAGCTCCAGATGACTGATCACCCGCTCGCCGTTTGCGTCTTTAGATTTTTCGAAAACGGGTTTCTGCCAGCCCTGCAGCGCGCCCAGCACGTGCGGCATGGCGACATCCGGATACGTCAGATTGTTCACACCCTGAGGCCGCGCGGGGTCAAGATAAAAATTCTTGAGGTAACTGTACAGCCAGTCTACGCCATGAGAACGCGCGACCAGGGTCAGATCGGGCGGCGCGTTGCCGAACCAGGCCGCGGCGTCCTGCTCGGGCATCGCGGTGGTCATGGTGTCGCCGATCTCCAGATCGCCGAAGATCAGGTTCTGTTCCACCAGCTTCGGATCTATCTCCAGATCCTCGGCCAGCCGGCTGTAGCGCATATACGTGGCCGAGTGACAGCTTTGGCAATAGTTGACGAAGTACTTGGCGCCACGCTGCAGCACGCTCTTGTTTTCCAGGTCGATCTCGATCGACTCGGTGTGGCCGCCTTCGGTGGCGGCGTAAGCCGCTATCGGCAGGTTGGCGGACAGCGCCAGCGCGCAGACCAACAGATTCCTGATGATCCGGCTCATGCTTCGGCGCCCCGTACTTTCAGCTGGGCCGGTACAGGCTTGTCCCGGCCCAGCGACGTGACCAGCGGCAGCAGCAACATCACGGCCAGATACGCCAGCGGGATCAGCCAGCTTGTCGCCATCAGATTCAGATTTTCCGGCGAGTATCGATACATGTAATCGAACAGCGTGATCGCGCCCAACAACGCGATGAACCAGACTATGCTGACTACCGCGCCGCGCGGGCGGCTGTGTATCCACAGCACGGCGAAGAACAGAAAATAGACGTTGGCCAGGCGCGCCGAAATTTCGGTGGAAAGGGTCGATACGGGCTGCATGCCTAGATAGCCCAGAGCCAGGAAGGCCGCCACGAACAGAGCCAGGCTCAGCTTGTGCAGCGGGCTGCGATAGCGCACGGACTTGACCGGATTACGATCGATCCAGGGCAGGAAACACAGGATCACTACCGCAGCCCCCATTGCCGAGACGCCGATAAACGGATTCGGCACCGCGCGCAGAATCGAATAATACGGCGTGAAATACCATAGCGGCGCGATGTGTTCGGGTGTGGTCAGTGAATCGGCGGGGATGAAGTTGTCGTGTTCCAGCAAATAGCCACCCATCTCCGGCGCAAAAAACATCACAGCGCAGAACAGGATCAGAAACGCCACCGCCCCGAACGTGTCCTTGACCGTGTAGTACGGGTGGAATGGCACGCTGCCGGGAGGCTGTATGTCCGTGTTGGCCTTGTCCTTCTTGAGTTCGATACCCTCGGGGTTGTTGGAGCCCACCTGGTGCAGGGCCGCGATGTGCGCGACCACCAGCCCGATCAGCACCATCGGCATCAGCGCCACGTGCAGCGCGAAAAAGCGGTTCAGGGTGGCGTCGGAGACGTTGAAGTCGCCGCGAATCCACAATGCCAGGTCCTGGCCGATGATGGGCACCGTGCTGAACAGGTTGACGATCACTTGTGCGCCCCAGAACGACATCTGGCCCCACGGCAGCAGATAGCCGAAAAACGCCTCCGCCATCAGGGTCAGATAAATGAACATGCCGATCAGCCAGATCAATTCGCGCGGCTGCTTGAACGAGCCGTACATGAGGCCGCGGAACATGTGCAGGTAAACCACCACGAAAAACGCCGAGGCGCCCGTGGAGTGCATGTAGCGGATCAGCCAGCCCCAGTTGACGTCGCGCATGATGTGCTCGACCGACCCGAAGGCCTGCGCCGCGTCGGGCTTGTAATGCATGGTCAGGAAAATGCCGCTGACGAACTGAATCACCAGCACCAGCAGTGCAAACGAGCCGAAGTAGTACCAGAAATTGAAGTTGGCGGGCGCGTAGTACTTCGCGACGTGCTTCTCCCAGTTCTCGGTAACCGGCAGGCGCGCGTCTATCCATTGCATGAAGCTGCTTTTGGCCATTACGCGGCCTCGCCGCCGTTATCGGCGTCCACGGACGCCCCCACCAGAATCCGCGTGTCGCTCAAATACTTGTACGGCGGCACCTCAAGATTGGTGGGCGCGGGTACGTTTCTGAACACGCGACCGGCCAGATCGAAGCGCGAACCATGACAGGGGCAGAAGAAGCCGCCCTGCCAGTCGCCGCCCATGCCGCCCGCGCCGGGCTTCGGCATGAACGTGGGCGAGCAGCCCAGATGCGTGCAGATGCCGACCAGCACCAGATACTCGGGCTTGATTGAGCGGTATTTGTTCTGCGCGAACTCGGGTTGCTGCGTGGCGACTTTAGACTCCGGATCGCGCAACTGCGAGGCGACCTTGTTGAGGCTGTCCAGCATTTTCTGCGTGCGTCGGATGATCCACACGGGCTTGCCGCGCCACTCATGACGGATAAGTTGGCCGGGCTCGATCTTGCCGATGTTGACCTCGACCGGCGCACCCGCCGCCTGCGCGCGCGCGCTGGGCTGCATCGAGGCCACAAACGGCCATGCGGCGGCCGCCAGGCCCGCGCCGCCGACAACACCGGTCGCGGCGGTCAGAAATCGGCGTCGTTTGGGGTTCACGCCATCGTCAGGCATTTTTTAAGTCTCCGGTTCGAAGCTACAAATCGTTAGAAGACGACACGAGGCAATGCTGCCGCGGATCGATTTTGAGGCGCGCCCGGACACAAAAAAAGCGCCGCATCTAAGGCGGCTGCTAAGCCGCGTAGGGTCGCTCAAGTTCGGTTTTACGTCAAGCGCAACTTTAGCTCCGCCGGGGCGACATGTATCCGCCACGCCGCGTCGGCGCCGCGCATTTGACTGAGTCAAACTCATTTCCGGACAGGTCATGGAGGCGAGGGGCACAACGGGCGCGATTCATGCCGGATTGTCGATATCGATAAATTCGTGCCGCAGCCCGAACTGCTGCGCCAGATGGTCGCCCAGCGCCCTGGGCCCACAGCGTTCGGTGGCGTGGTGGCCCGCGGCGAAATAATGAATGCCGGCCTCGCGCGCGATGTGCACGGTCTGTTCGGAGATCTCGCCGCTGATGTAGGCGTCTAACCCGAGAACCGTTGCCTGCTCGATGAATCCCTGCCCGGCGCCGGTGCACCAGCCGACCGTCTCTATGTTGGCGGGGCCTCCCGCGATGTGCAGCGGCTCGCGATCCAGCACGGCGCACAGGCGGCGGCGCAGCGCATCCACGCTGGTCGGTTCGTTGAAACGGCCCAGCAGCCCGATCGTGGGCAGCGTATGCGGATCGAGCGCACCCTCGATGGTCAGCCCCAGCAGCCGCCCAAGCTGCGCGTTGTTGCCGAGGTCGGGATGCGCGTCCAGCGGCAGGTGATAGGCGAGCAGACTCATATCAGCGCCAAGCAGCCGCCGCAGGCGTTCGCGCCTGATGCCCGTAACGCACGGGTTTTCGCCGCGCCAGAAGAAACCGTGATGCACCAGTAGCGCCTGCGCGCCGCGCTCGATGGCGGCCTCTATAAGCCGTCGGCTCGCGGTCACGCCGCTGACCAGACGCTCGACCTCCCCGCCGCCTTCGACTTGCAGGCCGTTGGGGCAGTAATCCCTGAATGCTTCGATGTCGAGCAACCGATCGGTATAACTCACGAGTTCTTTGAGGGTGGTCACGGCAAGGTTGCGTCTGAAACTCAGTAGCGGCGCTTAAGGCGCGTCGAATCAGTGCGGTATTCAGCCGACTTTGCATGCGCGACCAGCCCTTCCTCACGCGCCAGGATCGCGGCAGTGGGCGCCAGGGTCGCCGCGCCGCGCGGTGAACAGTGAATCATGCTGCTGCGCTTCTGGAAGTCGTACACGCCAAGCGGCGACGAGAAGCGCGCCGTGCGACCGGTGGGGAGCACGTGGTTGGGGCCCGCGCAGTAGTCGCCCAGCGCCTCGGGGCTGTGAGCGCCCAAGAATATCGCGCCGGCATGGCGGATCTTTTGCGCCAGCGTTGCCGGGTCGGCGACCGCCAGTTCCAGGTGCTCGGGCGCCGCGAAGTTGACCCACTCCGCGGCCTCATTCAGATCGCGCACCAGAACCAGCGCGCCGCGATTGCGCAGCGCGGCGCGAATGATGTCGGCGCGCGGCATGGTCGGCAGTAATTTATCCATGGCCCGAGCGACCTTCTCCAGATAATCACTGTGCGGGCACAGCAGCACGGCGCCGGCGAATTCCTCGTGTTCGGCCTGCGAGAACAGGTCCATCGCGATCCAGTCGGGATCGACCTGTCCATCGCACACCACCATGATCTCGGTCGGTCCCGCGATCATGTCGATGCCCACCGTGCCGAACACCAGCCGTTTGGCAGTGGCGACATACGTGTTGCCGGGGCCGACGATCTTGTCGACAGCGGGGATTGTTTCGGTACCGTAAGCGAGCGCGGCGACGGCTTGCGCACCGCCCACCGTGAATGCGCGATCCACCCGCATGAAGGCTGCTACGGCCAGCACCACGTCATTCACCACGCCGTTGGGCGTCGGCACGGTCATGATCAGTTCACCCACGCCGGCGACTCTAGCCGGGATCGCGTTCATCAGCAGAGTGGAGGGATACGCCGCCTTGCCCCCCGGCACGTAAAGCCCCACCCGATCCAGCGGAGTGACGTGCTGGCCCAGCCGCGTGCCGTCCTCTTCGGTGTATTCGAAAGGCGCGAGCTTCTGGTGTTCAGCGTAGGCCGTCAGGCGCTTGGCGGCGGTTTCCAGCGCCCGACGCTGCGCGGAGGGCAGCGCGTCCAGCGCGTCTTGCAGACGCGCCTGCGGGATCTCCAGATTCTGCGCGTGGGTGACCTCGTACTGATCGAAGCGGCGGGTATATTCAAGCAACGCAGCGTCGCCACGGGCGCGTACATCGTCCACGATCGCCCTGACCCGATCCCACACCTCGCGCTCGGCGCCCGGACCGGCTGACAGAAG harbors:
- the hisD gene encoding histidinol dehydrogenase, with the translated sequence MPDISRLDTAQADFKVRFNALLSAGPGAEREVWDRVRAIVDDVRARGDAALLEYTRRFDQYEVTHAQNLEIPQARLQDALDALPSAQRRALETAAKRLTAYAEHQKLAPFEYTEEDGTRLGQHVTPLDRVGLYVPGGKAAYPSTLLMNAIPARVAGVGELIMTVPTPNGVVNDVVLAVAAFMRVDRAFTVGGAQAVAALAYGTETIPAVDKIVGPGNTYVATAKRLVFGTVGIDMIAGPTEIMVVCDGQVDPDWIAMDLFSQAEHEEFAGAVLLCPHSDYLEKVARAMDKLLPTMPRADIIRAALRNRGALVLVRDLNEAAEWVNFAAPEHLELAVADPATLAQKIRHAGAIFLGAHSPEALGDYCAGPNHVLPTGRTARFSSPLGVYDFQKRSSMIHCSPRGAATLAPTAAILAREEGLVAHAKSAEYRTDSTRLKRRY
- a CDS encoding cytochrome b N-terminal domain-containing protein — protein: MAKSSFMQWIDARLPVTENWEKHVAKYYAPANFNFWYYFGSFALLVLVIQFVSGIFLTMHYKPDAAQAFGSVEHIMRDVNWGWLIRYMHSTGASAFFVVVYLHMFRGLMYGSFKQPRELIWLIGMFIYLTLMAEAFFGYLLPWGQMSFWGAQVIVNLFSTVPIIGQDLALWIRGDFNVSDATLNRFFALHVALMPMVLIGLVVAHIAALHQVGSNNPEGIELKKDKANTDIQPPGSVPFHPYYTVKDTFGAVAFLILFCAVMFFAPEMGGYLLEHDNFIPADSLTTPEHIAPLWYFTPYYSILRAVPNPFIGVSAMGAAVVILCFLPWIDRNPVKSVRYRSPLHKLSLALFVAAFLALGYLGMQPVSTLSTEISARLANVYFLFFAVLWIHSRPRGAVVSIVWFIALLGAITLFDYMYRYSPENLNLMATSWLIPLAYLAVMLLLPLVTSLGRDKPVPAQLKVRGAEA
- a CDS encoding Nif3-like dinuclear metal center hexameric protein; the protein is MTTLKELVSYTDRLLDIEAFRDYCPNGLQVEGGGEVERLVSGVTASRRLIEAAIERGAQALLVHHGFFWRGENPCVTGIRRERLRRLLGADMSLLAYHLPLDAHPDLGNNAQLGRLLGLTIEGALDPHTLPTIGLLGRFNEPTSVDALRRRLCAVLDREPLHIAGGPANIETVGWCTGAGQGFIEQATVLGLDAYISGEISEQTVHIAREAGIHYFAAGHHATERCGPRALGDHLAQQFGLRHEFIDIDNPA
- a CDS encoding cytochrome c1, translated to MSRIIRNLLVCALALSANLPIAAYAATEGGHTESIEIDLENKSVLQRGAKYFVNYCQSCHSATYMRYSRLAEDLEIDPKLVEQNLIFGDLEIGDTMTTAMPEQDAAAWFGNAPPDLTLVARSHGVDWLYSYLKNFYLDPARPQGVNNLTYPDVAMPHVLGALQGWQKPVFEKSKDANGERVISHLELVQPGILTPAEYDRLVRELVTFLAYVGEPALMSRAQIGTWVILFLGVLLVLSYLLKKEYWKDVH
- the petA gene encoding ubiquinol-cytochrome c reductase iron-sulfur subunit, giving the protein MPDDGVNPKRRRFLTAATGVVGGAGLAAAAWPFVASMQPSARAQAAGAPVEVNIGKIEPGQLIRHEWRGKPVWIIRRTQKMLDSLNKVASQLRDPESKVATQQPEFAQNKYRSIKPEYLVLVGICTHLGCSPTFMPKPGAGGMGGDWQGGFFCPCHGSRFDLAGRVFRNVPAPTNLEVPPYKYLSDTRILVGASVDADNGGEAA